CAGCTGCTCTATGAACCATGTATCTGAACAGGAATTCTTCAGGATTGGAGAAGCATCACAAACAAAATGGTCAATAACTGAGTCACAGAATTCTAAATGGAGGCTCAGGCCAAGGGGTGGAAGGATAATCAATAAGCCAGATACCCAACAACAGAGGATGAGATTCCTGCACACTCTGCTGTTCATGATGCTCAtgtaatgcaggggtttgcagatggccacgtagcggtcataggacatcacTGCCAAGAGGAAAAATTCTGTAGCTccaaagaggacaaaaaaaaagatttggctgAAGCAGGCATTGATGGTGATGGTTTTGTCCCCACTGGATATGATGTGCAGATAGGTGGGCACACAGGCAGTTGTGAATGAGAtttctaagaaagagaaattttgaaggaaaaaatacatagctgtttttaaatgagaatccaCCAAGACTAGAGAAATTATGGTCAGATTCCCAATCACACTGAACACATATGTgatcaacaaaaagacaaaaatcagaatCTCCAGTTGTGGGTCATCTGTCAAACCCAGTATGATGAACGTTGTTATCATTGAATGGTTTCTCATCACTGGCTTCATGCCCAATCTTCATGTAAAAGTCACAGAAACTCGATCTGAGGAACAATGTCAAATACAATAGGATCAAATTGGGACTACGAACAACAATTTGACAAGTCACATGTTTCTCCTTCTAAAACTTGAAAAATTGGTCTTTCATGAAGTGATGCCTTCAACTTCACCAAATATACTACAGAGAAGCTAGAACAAGTTCTTCCCATTGAAGAATTAAACAGGATCCCCATAGGACCAAATTGGCTTGGTGTCTAGAGATTTCACTGTCTTTTACTGTCCTCAACAAATATCCCTGAAGCGTACATTCCCTAcatcaaggaaatgaaattcACTTTTCTCCTTGTGATGTGAGCAGAATCAGCTCCCACTAAGTAGAGTTCTCCAGTACAATGCCAAAGttgtaatatattaaaaagaaggaGAGATGAGGGAAACATTAGCCTGGTCTTAGGAGACAGATAGTTGGCAGGTACTACCGCTGAAAGAGAGggaattttaaaagctgaatattTACTGTTGGTAATTGAGATAAATGGAATAGACAGATATATAAATAGACACTTCatatataaagaaagacaaaatgagtGTTTCGAAGACATCTAGGAAGTTGTTTCCACATGCCAATCAAACCACTGCACCAGAGACTCCACCAATTTAATGATAGATGAAGGGAGTCCTGGCCACATTTCAATGTGATACACGTTCATTTGCTCCATAGGTAATCTCAGAaattagtgaaatattttaatgaaacatCAAAGATAAAGTTTGAAACTAgtactttatttctttcctgGAGTGAACATATGGTGTGAAAAAATACTAtacagaataaaacataaaaatcttgTCTGTCAGTTGCAAATAGAAAGGTCCTAGTAAAACATACCTTTGACATTCCTCATTGTTTCACTTGTAATTGTACCTCAAATGGTTCACAATAAGTGAACATCCAGTTGAACAAAAAGATACCAGTAGAAGCATCTAATTGTATTTCTCAGCTCTGGCCCTTAGGAATCCATCCTCACCGTGAATACATTTTGGTTTCTCAACTATAAGATActcaccttatttttatttatttttttctttctagggccacacccatggcatatggaggttcgcaggccaggggtccattcagagctgtagccaccagcctacgccagagccacagcaacaccggatctgagccgcatctgcgaagttcaccacagctcaaggcaacactggatccttaacccaccgagagaggccagggttcaaacctgcagtctcatggttcccagtggattcattaaccactgggccacaacgggaatgccacgtcaccttatttttaaattaggaaatatttctaTGCACTCTGTATAACTAAAGGGAAGATAACAGCATTCAAAAGATAAACGGAAGACACCTGTCTAGCTTTTCAAAAGTGGGAGTTCTGATTGTGTGCAAACAGATTTTCACAATAAAGAcgccttttatttccttcattgacAATTGCTTGcatgaaaaaaactgaataagAGGGTCCTTGGAGGccctaaatgaaaaaaagtttctaatgaatctaaaatgtaaattattttggaaaaaaaagtcccAACCCAAGCCCCAATGGGGTTAATGTCCTTAGAGAGAAAAGGTGCAATAATAGCAACAAACTAAATCCAGCTGTAGAAAAATAAGATTCTAATTACAAATCAGaaacaatttttcattatttattcacgCATGGTAAGGGTGCAATGAGTTAGAAAACAGCTTTCTTAACAAAATtgtacacataatatatatttaaaatagaaaaattcaaaagtagaaaaaaagagctgaaaaatTTAGAACCTCTAAtactcagaaataaatatttttgtcttggCATTTGTCCTTCCAAATGTTGtccatatttatatacacatgtattttaaGTATAATATTACACacagcattttaatttaaatttacttttttacctAAAAATGTACAGTAAAcatctatttcatttaaaaaagacataagcTAGTATTTATATTTCAGTATGGTGTTtactatacattttctttaaatgcgTTAAGGAAGTGCCTTCCTGTTCCTAGTTTGCTAAGATTTTTGTAATCATTAATGGATATTGATTTTTACCCATGCCTTTTCTACATCTATAGAGATCGTTATGTTTTTACATTAACTCAGTTAAAGTGGTGACACATGAATAGATTTTCTGATATCAAACCAAACATATACTTCTGAGATGAATACACTGGGTCAAACTACATTATACTTTTAAGAAGTTACTGACTTGGTTTACTGATACTTTCTTTGTGGGGGCCGGGGGAggtatggtttttttgttttttgttttttttttacctcaatgaattttattacatttatagttgtacaatgatcaccacaacctgattttatagcatttccatcccaaatctccagcccatccccccaacccaccaacctgtctcctttggtagccataagtttttcaaagtctgagtcagtttctgttttgcaaagttcgttgtatcctttttttagattctatatataagtgatagcatatgacgttgttgtctcactgtctgactgacttcacttagcatgataatttctatgtctatCCACGtcgctaaaaatgccattatttctttcctttttgtggaTGAATAATGCTCCACGTCTAAAGAagatgtaccacgtcttcttcaGGCAagcctctgtcgatggacatttaggttgcttccatgtcttggctattgtatatagtgctgcaatgaactttggagtacttgtgtctttttgagtcatggttttctctggatagatgcccaggagtgggactgctggatcaaatggtaattatatttttagttttctgaagaatctccataatgttttctataatgtttgcaccaatttacattcccaccaacagtgtaatagggttaattttctccacaccctctccagcacttcttgtttgtagacttttggatgatggccattctggctggtgtcagctGGTattcacagtagttttgatttgcatgtctctaataatgagtggtgttgaatatattttcatgtgttttttggccatctgtatgtcttctttggagaactgtctgtgtagatcttctacacattttttgatggagttgtttggtttttttgttattgagctaCAGGAGATGTTGATAAATTTTGgcgatgaatcccttgtcagttgattcacttgcaaagattttctgccattctctgggttgtcttttcattttgtttaggatttcctttgctgtgcagaaatgtttccgtttaattagatcccatttgtttacttttttattgtaattattctaTAAGGTGGATCAGAGGAGATatagctgtggtttatgtcagagagtgtttgggctATGTGTTTTtcactaagagttttatactatctcatatatttaggtcttcaatccattttgagtttatttttggtgttacggtgtatggtattagaaagtattctaatttaatt
The genomic region above belongs to Sus scrofa isolate TJ Tabasco breed Duroc unplaced genomic scaffold, Sscrofa11.1 Contig597, whole genome shotgun sequence and contains:
- the LOC110258988 gene encoding olfactory receptor 6C2-like, yielding MKPVMRNHSMITTFIILGLTDDPQLEILIFVFLLITYVFSVIGNLTIISLVLVDSHLKTAMYFFLQNFSFLEISFTTACVPTYLHIISSGDKTITINACFSQIFFFVLFGATEFFLLAVMSYDRYVAICKPLHYMSIMNSRVCRNLILCCWVSGLLIILPPLGLSLHLEFCDSVIDHFVCDASPILKNSCSDTWFIEQLVIACAVLTFLVTLVCVILSYIYIIRTVLRFPSAQQRKKAFSTCSSHMIVVSMTYGSCIFMYIKPSAKDEMAINKGASLLPISVAPLLNPFIYTLRNKQVKKSFHNTLKRFVFHSKK